The following coding sequences lie in one Eubacterium ventriosum genomic window:
- a CDS encoding nucleotidyltransferase: MKIVGIIAEFNPFHNGHKYLISKAKEVCNADAAVIVCSGNYVQRGMPAIINKTSRCEMAMLNGADLVIELPVVYSTASAELFATASIALLDSLNCVDYLCFGCETDSIDLLNTVAEILINEPKEYKDLLTINLKTGISFPKARAKALDEYFKKYNLDYSLDINSKKYAKYPSDITSNSNLDINTFINQPNNILGIEYIKALMRFNSKINPVPLKRLGAGYHSLDTRTKLASATGIRTAMANKDNISGLLPDNCLNIIKNHTTIEYNDFSTVLGSKLLSMDTLDHIEGINQDLSNRIANNKYNFTDIETFMPMLQSKNYTYSAISRALLHIILDIKTDGLKEFISNNYVNYAMILGFNKNTGVLSEISKSTKIPLVSKFATFYKEADNNQRKMLDINLKADNLYRMIYMNKTSETLPTEFQRQIIIK, encoded by the coding sequence ATGAAAATTGTTGGAATTATAGCAGAATTTAATCCATTTCATAATGGACATAAGTATTTAATATCAAAGGCTAAGGAAGTATGTAATGCAGATGCCGCCGTTATTGTCTGTAGTGGAAACTATGTTCAACGCGGTATGCCTGCCATTATTAATAAAACTTCAAGATGCGAAATGGCAATGCTAAACGGAGCTGATTTGGTAATCGAACTACCTGTCGTTTACTCCACTGCATCTGCTGAATTATTTGCAACAGCTTCAATTGCATTATTAGATTCTCTTAACTGTGTTGATTATCTATGTTTTGGTTGTGAAACAGATTCAATAGACCTTTTAAACACAGTTGCAGAAATATTAATAAATGAGCCAAAAGAATATAAAGATTTACTTACCATAAATTTAAAAACAGGCATTTCATTTCCGAAAGCCCGTGCAAAGGCGTTAGATGAATACTTTAAGAAATACAACTTAGATTATAGTCTAGATATTAATTCTAAAAAATATGCAAAATACCCTTCCGATATTACTTCAAATAGCAATTTAGATATTAATACTTTTATAAATCAACCAAACAATATTCTTGGAATAGAATATATAAAAGCACTTATGCGATTTAACTCCAAAATAAATCCTGTGCCTCTTAAAAGACTTGGTGCTGGCTATCATTCTCTTGATACAAGAACAAAACTTGCTTCTGCAACAGGAATACGAACAGCCATGGCTAACAAAGACAACATTTCAGGTCTTCTGCCTGATAATTGCCTAAACATTATAAAAAACCACACAACCATAGAATATAATGACTTTTCAACTGTTCTGGGAAGCAAACTTTTATCAATGGATACATTAGACCATATAGAAGGAATAAATCAGGACTTATCAAACAGAATAGCAAACAACAAATACAATTTTACAGACATAGAAACTTTTATGCCAATGCTGCAGTCAAAGAACTACACATACTCAGCTATATCAAGAGCATTACTACATATAATTCTTGATATAAAAACAGACGGCCTAAAAGAATTCATAAGCAACAACTATGTCAACTATGCAATGATACTGGGCTTTAACAAAAACACCGGCGTCTTATCAGAAATAAGCAAAAGCACAAAAATACCACTGGTAAGCAAATTTGCAACCTTTTATAAAGAGGCTGATAACAATCAGAGAAAAATGTTAGACATAAACTTAAAAGCCGACAACCTATACAGAATGATATATATGAACAAAACCAGTGAAACATTGCCAACCGAATTTCAGCGACAAATAATAATAAAATAA
- the pta gene encoding phosphate acetyltransferase has product MGFIEQLKIKAKSNKKTIVLPEGMDRRTYEAAQQIVEEDFANIIILASPEEAEKYGKGYDIENVTIIDPKDCVKTKEYAEEFYMLRKAKGMTETQAYAMLVSDYMYFACMMVRAGDADGVVSGACHSSANTLRPSLQIIKTKPGSKLVSAFFVMCVQNKELGADGVFVMGDCGLNQNPNPVQLADIAASSAESFEYLVGEKARVAMLSHSTHGSAAHPDVDKVVEATKIAQKEYPQFLIDGELQTDAAVVPEVAALKAPDSPVAGKANVLIFPDLDAGNIGYKLIQRLGNAEAYGPLCQGIAKPVNDLSRGCSAKDIVGVVAITAVQAQIN; this is encoded by the coding sequence ATGGGTTTTATTGAGCAACTAAAGATCAAGGCAAAATCTAACAAGAAAACTATTGTGCTTCCTGAAGGAATGGATAGACGTACATATGAGGCAGCACAACAGATTGTTGAAGAAGATTTCGCAAACATTATTATTTTGGCCAGTCCCGAAGAGGCGGAGAAATATGGGAAAGGTTATGACATAGAAAATGTAACAATCATAGATCCTAAGGATTGTGTTAAGACTAAAGAATATGCTGAAGAGTTTTATATGCTTAGAAAGGCTAAGGGAATGACAGAAACTCAGGCTTATGCAATGCTCGTAAGCGATTATATGTATTTTGCATGTATGATGGTTAGAGCGGGAGATGCAGACGGCGTTGTTTCAGGTGCCTGTCACTCATCTGCCAATACACTTAGACCATCATTGCAGATTATTAAGACTAAGCCGGGAAGCAAGCTTGTTTCGGCTTTCTTTGTAATGTGTGTACAGAACAAAGAATTAGGCGCTGATGGGGTATTTGTTATGGGAGATTGTGGACTTAACCAGAATCCTAATCCGGTGCAGTTGGCAGATATAGCTGCAAGTAGTGCAGAGTCATTTGAATATTTGGTAGGGGAGAAGGCAAGAGTAGCAATGCTTTCACATTCAACACATGGAAGTGCAGCACATCCGGATGTAGACAAGGTTGTTGAAGCAACAAAGATTGCACAGAAGGAATATCCTCAGTTTTTGATTGACGGAGAACTTCAGACTGATGCTGCAGTTGTTCCAGAGGTGGCAGCACTTAAAGCACCGGACAGCCCGGTAGCAGGAAAGGCTAATGTACTTATTTTCCCTGATTTGGATGCAGGCAATATTGGTTACAAGTTAATTCAGAGACTTGGAAATGCAGAGGCATACGGTCCACTTTGCCAGGGAATTGCAAAGCCGGTTAATGACTTATCAAGAGGATGTAGTGCAAAAGATATTGTAGGTGTTGTGGCAATAACAGCAGTTCAGGCGCAGATTAATTAA
- a CDS encoding acetate kinase — protein sequence MEVLVINCGSSSLKFQLIDSDSEKVLAKGICERIGIKGSVITYQPTGGEKELSNIDMPTHHEAIDAVIKALTNKETGVINDMSEVKAVGHRVVHGGEYFSKATLVDDDVIKKIEECNYLAPLHNPANIIGIKACMKLMSDTPNVVVFDTAFHQTMPESAYLYAIPRKYYDENKIRRYGFHGTSHSFVSKRVAEIMNKPYDELKTIVCHLGNGASICAVDGGKSVDTSMGLTPLAGVIMGTRSGDIDPSIIEVIAKQDGLSIDQVINMLNKESGVAGLSEVSSDFRDITQAIEDGNAKAKSAFDAYIRQVVRFVGAYIAVMNGVDAIAFTAGVGENNKFVRAAVMEHLGYMGVKINHEANDSRGEEVMISTEDSKVKVFVVPTNEELAIARETVEIVNK from the coding sequence ATGGAAGTTTTAGTAATAAATTGTGGAAGTTCATCATTAAAGTTTCAGTTGATTGATTCTGACAGCGAAAAAGTACTTGCAAAAGGTATTTGCGAAAGAATCGGAATTAAAGGCAGTGTAATAACATATCAGCCAACAGGTGGTGAAAAAGAACTAAGCAACATTGATATGCCAACGCATCATGAAGCTATTGATGCAGTTATCAAAGCACTTACAAATAAAGAAACAGGTGTTATTAATGATATGAGTGAAGTTAAAGCTGTTGGACACAGAGTTGTTCATGGTGGAGAATATTTCTCAAAGGCAACTTTAGTAGATGATGATGTTATTAAGAAGATTGAAGAATGCAATTATTTGGCACCACTTCATAATCCGGCTAACATTATTGGAATTAAGGCATGCATGAAGTTAATGTCTGACACACCTAATGTAGTTGTTTTTGATACAGCTTTCCATCAGACAATGCCTGAAAGTGCTTATTTATATGCAATTCCAAGAAAGTATTATGATGAAAATAAGATTAGAAGATATGGCTTCCACGGAACTTCTCACAGTTTTGTTTCAAAGAGAGTAGCCGAGATTATGAACAAGCCATACGATGAACTAAAGACTATTGTTTGTCATTTAGGAAATGGCGCAAGTATTTGCGCAGTTGATGGTGGCAAGTCTGTAGATACAAGTATGGGACTTACTCCACTTGCAGGTGTTATTATGGGAACACGTTCAGGTGATATTGATCCAAGTATTATTGAAGTTATTGCAAAACAGGATGGTCTTAGTATTGACCAGGTTATCAATATGTTGAATAAGGAATCAGGTGTTGCAGGACTTTCAGAAGTTTCAAGTGACTTTAGAGATATAACTCAGGCAATTGAAGATGGAAATGCAAAGGCTAAGTCAGCATTTGATGCTTATATCAGACAGGTTGTAAGATTTGTTGGAGCTTACATTGCAGTTATGAACGGTGTTGATGCCATTGCTTTTACAGCAGGTGTAGGAGAAAATAACAAGTTTGTAAGAGCTGCAGTAATGGAACATTTAGGATATATGGGAGTTAAAATCAATCATGAAGCTAATGATAGCAGAGGTGAAGAGGTAATGATTTCGACAGAAGATTCTAAGGTTAAAGTATTTGTTGTTCCTACAAATGAAGAACTTGCAATAGCAAGAGAGACAGTAGAAATAGTAAATAAATAA